In a genomic window of Sphingomonas koreensis:
- a CDS encoding ParA family protein, translated as MRVLAMASQKGGSGKTTLSGHLAVQAQRAGHGPVVLIDIDPQGSLSDWWNERETDFPAFAQTTVARLAADLEVLRQQGFRLAVIDTPPAITMAIQSVIQVAELIVIPTRPSPHDLRAVGATVDLCDRAGKPLLFVVNAATPKAKITSEAAVALSQHGTVAPVTLHQRTDFASSMIDGRTVMEIDPNGKSSLEVTALWSYINDRLEKNFRRTVFTAPAATHVAFAGRPQGGFGRRVVS; from the coding sequence ATGCGCGTACTCGCGATGGCATCACAAAAGGGCGGATCGGGTAAAACCACGCTCAGCGGGCACCTTGCGGTGCAGGCGCAGCGCGCCGGGCACGGCCCGGTCGTGCTGATCGATATCGATCCCCAGGGCTCGCTGTCGGACTGGTGGAACGAGCGCGAGACGGATTTCCCCGCCTTCGCCCAGACCACGGTCGCCCGGCTTGCCGCGGATCTCGAGGTGCTGCGCCAGCAGGGCTTCCGCCTCGCGGTGATCGATACCCCTCCCGCCATCACCATGGCCATCCAGAGCGTGATCCAGGTCGCCGAGCTGATCGTCATTCCGACGCGCCCCTCGCCGCACGACCTGCGTGCGGTCGGCGCCACGGTCGACCTCTGCGATCGCGCAGGCAAGCCGCTGCTGTTCGTGGTCAACGCCGCGACGCCCAAGGCCAAGATCACCAGCGAAGCCGCGGTTGCGCTGTCGCAGCACGGCACCGTCGCACCGGTGACGCTGCATCAGCGCACCGACTTTGCCTCGTCGATGATCGACGGCCGGACGGTCATGGAGATCGATCCCAACGGCAAGTCCTCGCTCGAGGTCACCGCGCTCTGGTCGTACATCAACGACCGGCTCGAGAAGAATTTCCGACGCACCGTGTTCACTGCGCCCGCCGCGACTCATGTCGCGTTCGCCGGACGCCCGCAGGGTGGCTTCGGCCGCCGGGTGGTGAGCTGA
- a CDS encoding SPOR domain-containing protein — protein MRKISWAILLAAAALPGAPALADVKAGVDAWQRGDYKKALAEWRGPAAKGDADAQFNLGQAYKLGRGVPVDLATAEEWYRKAALQGHPQAEESYGLTLFENNKRAQAAEWLQKAASRGEQRAQYVLGTMYFNGDGVERDWVRAYALTVRAAAQGMQQASSAQAQMDRHISLADRQKGLELARQYERDAGRPQVAMATPPPVSRPANPVARTDPPARPQDRPLQTTEVRPAPPIVRPAPRQAAPAPQPAPARPAAVRDGGWKLQLGAFGDPGNARRLGAQMSGRFPGRQISYVKAGKLTRVLVGPFASNAEASGACRGVGSCVPVRN, from the coding sequence ATGCGTAAGATTTCATGGGCGATCCTGCTTGCGGCGGCGGCGCTGCCTGGCGCTCCGGCACTGGCTGACGTCAAGGCGGGCGTCGATGCCTGGCAGCGCGGCGACTACAAGAAGGCGCTCGCCGAATGGCGCGGCCCGGCCGCGAAGGGCGATGCCGATGCGCAGTTCAATCTCGGCCAGGCCTATAAGCTCGGCCGCGGCGTGCCCGTCGATCTCGCCACGGCGGAGGAATGGTATCGCAAGGCCGCGTTGCAGGGCCATCCGCAGGCCGAGGAAAGCTACGGCCTGACCCTGTTCGAGAACAACAAGCGGGCGCAGGCGGCCGAATGGCTCCAAAAGGCCGCGAGCCGCGGCGAACAGCGCGCGCAATATGTTCTCGGCACAATGTACTTCAACGGCGACGGTGTGGAGCGCGACTGGGTACGCGCCTATGCGCTCACCGTCCGCGCCGCGGCACAAGGGATGCAGCAGGCATCCAGTGCGCAGGCGCAGATGGACCGGCATATCTCGCTGGCGGACCGTCAGAAGGGTCTGGAGCTGGCGCGGCAATATGAGCGCGACGCCGGGCGTCCGCAGGTCGCGATGGCCACGCCGCCGCCCGTTTCACGCCCCGCGAACCCGGTTGCCCGTACCGATCCTCCCGCCAGACCGCAGGATCGCCCGCTGCAGACCACGGAGGTGCGCCCTGCCCCGCCCATCGTGCGTCCCGCGCCGCGGCAAGCAGCGCCCGCACCACAGCCTGCGCCGGCTCGACCGGCTGCCGTGCGCGACGGCGGCTGGAAGCTCCAGCTCGGCGCGTTCGGCGATCCCGGCAACGCCCGCCGGCTCGGCGCGCAGATGAGCGGTCGCTTCCCGGGACGGCAGATCTCGTACGTGAAGGCGGGCAAGCTCACCCGCGTGCTGGTCGGACCCTTCGCGTCCAACGCCGAAGCGAGCGGCGCTTGCCGGGGTGTCGGTTCGTGCGTGCCGGTACGGAACTAG
- a CDS encoding aspartate carbamoyltransferase catalytic subunit yields MQPPIDHRPGAQIQGRAVFPHAHLTGISGLQPHEILFLLDEAEQWIEANRSRAKSDHRLDGLTQINAFFENSTRTLLSFEIAGKRLGADVVNMHAAQSSVKKGETLIDTAMTLNAMRADVIVIRHMSSGAVQLIADKVDCPVLNAGDGSHEHPTQALLDALTIRRRRGSIAHQRVVICGDILHSRVARSNILALTALAAEVRVVAPSTLMPAAIEKMGVTPYTDFDAALEGADVVMMLRLQNERMSGAYIPSTREYHLNYGLTEERLKRAKPDALVMHPGPMNRGVEIDSSVADMPGRSAITEQVEMGVAVRMACLDVLTRRARGVEGWA; encoded by the coding sequence ATGCAACCGCCGATCGATCATCGCCCCGGCGCCCAGATTCAGGGGCGCGCCGTGTTTCCGCACGCGCACCTGACGGGTATTTCCGGGCTTCAGCCGCACGAGATATTGTTCCTCCTCGACGAGGCCGAACAATGGATCGAAGCCAATCGCAGCCGCGCCAAGAGCGACCACCGGCTGGACGGGCTCACCCAGATCAACGCCTTTTTCGAGAACTCGACCCGTACATTGCTGTCGTTCGAGATCGCGGGCAAGCGGCTGGGCGCGGACGTGGTCAACATGCACGCCGCGCAATCCAGCGTGAAGAAGGGCGAGACGCTGATCGACACGGCAATGACGCTCAACGCGATGCGCGCCGACGTGATCGTGATCCGGCACATGAGCTCGGGCGCGGTGCAGCTGATCGCCGACAAGGTCGATTGCCCGGTGCTCAACGCCGGCGACGGCAGCCACGAACACCCGACCCAGGCGCTGCTCGACGCGCTGACCATCCGCCGCCGCCGCGGCAGCATCGCGCATCAGCGCGTGGTGATCTGCGGCGACATCCTGCACAGCCGCGTCGCGCGCTCGAACATCCTTGCGCTCACCGCCCTGGCGGCCGAGGTGCGCGTGGTCGCACCCTCGACGCTGATGCCCGCAGCGATCGAGAAGATGGGCGTCACGCCCTATACCGATTTCGATGCGGCGCTGGAGGGCGCGGACGTGGTGATGATGCTCCGCCTGCAAAACGAGCGCATGTCGGGTGCCTACATTCCCTCGACCCGCGAGTATCACCTGAACTACGGACTGACCGAGGAGCGGCTGAAGCGCGCCAAACCAGACGCACTGGTGATGCACCCCGGCCCGATGAACCGCGGGGTCGAGATCGACTCCTCCGTCGCCGATATGCCCGGCCGCTCGGCGATCACCGAGCAGGTCGAGATGGGCGTGGCGGTGCGCATGGCCTGCCTCGACGTGCTCACGCGCCGTGCGCGCGGCGTGGAGGGCTGGGCATGA
- the serB gene encoding phosphoserine phosphatase SerB has translation MFVATLIADGGVDGSFLSEIAHQFDIDCTAGKLSAPIALIDEGYAGDFFFSPSDGFAASDCASLAESIRDRAEAVARAGFGRELKLDVVVQPVANRRKRLIVADMDSTMITVECIDELADYAGIKAQIAEVTEAAMRGELDFAEALDARVALLKGLGADAIDRCLAERVQLMPGARTLVQTMKANGATAILVSGGFTRFAQPVGEQIGFDRVIANELLIEGGALTGAVTKPIVDSTTKETTLLGAMAELGLDESATLAVGDGANDLAMIKKAGLGVAYHAKPIVAAAAGARIDHNDLTALLYAQGIPRSEWID, from the coding sequence ATGTTTGTCGCCACTTTGATTGCTGACGGCGGGGTCGATGGCAGTTTCCTATCGGAAATCGCGCATCAGTTCGACATAGACTGTACGGCAGGCAAGCTAAGCGCACCTATCGCGTTGATCGACGAGGGCTATGCCGGCGATTTCTTCTTCTCGCCGTCTGACGGCTTTGCCGCGAGCGACTGCGCATCGCTCGCTGAATCGATCCGCGACCGGGCCGAAGCGGTCGCACGGGCTGGCTTTGGCCGCGAGCTGAAGCTCGACGTTGTCGTGCAGCCCGTCGCGAACCGCCGCAAACGCCTGATCGTCGCCGACATGGATTCGACCATGATCACGGTCGAGTGCATCGACGAACTGGCCGACTATGCCGGCATCAAGGCGCAGATCGCCGAAGTGACCGAGGCAGCGATGCGGGGCGAGCTCGACTTTGCCGAAGCGCTCGATGCGCGGGTCGCGCTGCTGAAAGGGCTGGGCGCCGACGCGATCGACCGCTGCCTTGCCGAGCGCGTGCAGCTGATGCCCGGTGCGCGGACGCTGGTGCAGACGATGAAGGCGAACGGCGCGACTGCGATCCTCGTCTCGGGCGGTTTCACCCGCTTCGCGCAGCCGGTTGGGGAACAGATCGGCTTCGATCGGGTGATCGCGAACGAGCTGCTGATCGAGGGCGGAGCGCTGACCGGCGCCGTGACCAAGCCGATCGTCGATTCCACGACCAAGGAAACGACTCTGCTCGGCGCGATGGCCGAACTCGGCCTCGATGAGAGCGCCACGCTTGCCGTGGGTGACGGCGCCAATGATCTCGCGATGATCAAGAAGGCAGGGCTTGGCGTCGCCTATCACGCCAAGCCGATCGTCGCGGCCGCCGCGGGCGCGCGGATCGATCACAACGACCTGACGGCCCTGCTCTATGCGCAAGGCATTCCGCGGAGCGAGTGGATCGACTGA
- a CDS encoding acetolactate synthase 3 large subunit: MTEKSGADILIEAFNDLGVEVIFGYPGGAVLPIYDAIFQQTKIRHILVRHEQAATHAAEGYARATGKPGVVLVTSGPGATNAVTGITDALMDSIPMVVITGQVPSHLIGSDAFQEADTVGITRHCTKHNYLVKDPAHLGSIVHEAFHIATSGRPGPVVIDIPKDVQIATARYSKPGPIQHKTYRPQVKADKALIESAVEMLAAAERPVFYTGGGVINSGPQASQLLRELARITGAPVTSTLMGLGAFPASSDQWLGMLGMHGTYEANYAMNQADLIVAIGARFDDRVTGRLDAFAPHARKIHIDIDRSSMNKTVRVDLPIVADVGHALEDMIRIWKARQHPRPDLSEWWSRIEGWRAVKCLDFPEDSNEIMPQRAIRALWEATRDQAPIITTEVGQHQMWAAQHFHFESPNKWLTSGGLGTMGYGLPAAIGAQLGHPDALVIDIAGEASIQMNIQELATATQYRLPVKIFILNNEYMGMVRQWQELTYSSRYSESYSDALPDFVKLGEAYGWEGIRIEGKDQLDDGIAAMLAHDGPVIVDCRVAKLANCFPMIPSGAAHTDMLLQSAEVSGEMDDEAKALV, translated from the coding sequence GTGACCGAGAAAAGCGGAGCAGACATCCTGATCGAGGCGTTCAACGACCTCGGTGTGGAAGTCATCTTCGGCTATCCTGGGGGCGCTGTACTTCCGATTTACGACGCGATTTTCCAGCAGACGAAGATTAGGCACATCCTCGTCCGCCACGAGCAGGCGGCGACCCATGCGGCGGAGGGCTATGCCCGCGCCACGGGGAAGCCGGGCGTGGTGCTCGTCACCTCCGGCCCGGGCGCGACCAATGCCGTCACCGGCATCACCGACGCGCTGATGGATTCGATCCCGATGGTCGTCATCACCGGACAGGTGCCCTCGCACCTGATCGGATCGGATGCGTTCCAGGAAGCGGACACGGTCGGCATCACCCGTCACTGCACCAAGCACAACTATCTGGTGAAGGACCCGGCGCATCTGGGCAGCATCGTCCATGAGGCGTTCCACATCGCCACGTCGGGCCGCCCCGGCCCGGTGGTGATCGACATTCCCAAGGACGTCCAGATCGCGACGGCACGCTACAGCAAGCCCGGCCCGATCCAGCACAAGACCTATCGCCCGCAGGTCAAGGCCGACAAGGCGCTGATCGAATCGGCGGTCGAGATGCTGGCCGCAGCCGAGCGTCCGGTCTTCTACACCGGCGGCGGGGTCATCAACTCGGGCCCGCAGGCGTCGCAGCTGCTGCGCGAGCTGGCCCGGATCACCGGCGCGCCGGTTACCTCGACGCTGATGGGCCTGGGCGCCTTCCCGGCATCGTCCGACCAGTGGCTCGGCATGCTGGGGATGCACGGCACCTACGAAGCCAATTACGCGATGAACCAGGCCGATTTGATCGTCGCGATCGGCGCGCGGTTCGACGATCGCGTGACCGGCCGTCTCGATGCCTTTGCGCCGCATGCGCGGAAAATCCATATCGATATCGACCGCTCGTCGATGAACAAGACCGTGCGCGTCGACCTGCCGATCGTCGCCGATGTCGGCCACGCGCTCGAAGACATGATCCGCATCTGGAAAGCACGTCAGCATCCCAGGCCGGACCTCTCCGAATGGTGGAGCCGGATCGAGGGCTGGCGTGCGGTCAAGTGCCTCGACTTCCCCGAGGACAGCAACGAGATCATGCCGCAACGCGCGATCCGTGCGCTGTGGGAGGCGACCAGGGACCAGGCCCCGATCATCACCACCGAGGTCGGCCAGCACCAGATGTGGGCCGCGCAGCACTTCCATTTCGAAAGCCCCAACAAATGGCTGACGAGCGGCGGTCTCGGCACGATGGGCTATGGCCTGCCCGCCGCGATCGGCGCGCAGCTGGGTCATCCGGACGCGCTGGTGATCGACATCGCGGGCGAAGCCAGCATCCAGATGAACATCCAGGAGCTGGCGACCGCGACCCAGTACCGCCTGCCGGTCAAGATCTTCATCCTCAACAACGAATATATGGGGATGGTGCGGCAGTGGCAGGAGTTGACCTATTCCAGCCGTTATTCAGAGAGTTACAGCGACGCGCTGCCAGACTTTGTGAAGCTTGGCGAAGCCTATGGCTGGGAGGGCATTCGCATCGAGGGCAAGGATCAGCTCGATGACGGCATCGCCGCGATGCTGGCCCATGACGGGCCGGTGATCGTCGATTGCCGCGTGGCGAAGCTCGCCAACTGCTTCCCGATGATCCCGTCGGGCGCCGCCCATACCGACATGCTGCTCCAGTCCGCCGAGGTTTCCGGCGAGATGGACGACGAAGCCAAGGCGCTGGTGTGA
- a CDS encoding S10 family peptidase, producing the protein MRQLLLAATFLALPALAQDKPAPPKDAKAEAEAAQIRAPVEEQSAVSRGSVTVSGQRIAYTATAGTLTIRDDEAKPSASYFYTAYTKDGGGSDRPVTFFYNGGPGSPTIWLHMGSFAPVRVTTANPEYIRPAPYGFGPNPYSLIHKSDLVFIDMIGAGWSRPLGEKSGKDFWGVDQDAEGFARAITRYIAKNNRWRSPKILFGESYGTLRNPVVAAKLEQAGVSLNGMVQFSTIMNYGVRQSGYDQNYLTLFPTMAATAWYHNRLPNRPADLRAFLDEVRGFTTGTLAAALAKGSNIPAAEKAAVAKQMAGYIGLSEAFILRADLRIDLSHFQTELLRDRRLAVGRLDSRYTLNMTDANADSPGDDPSSTAISGAFVATFQDYATRVLGYKTDLPYRMTARGPGFNWDWSHRPPNSNQPQTTPNSGLDLAWTMRTNPYLKVMFVNGYYDFATAFFGAEFDASHMLLDEALQRNIDFTYYEAGHMVYLNPDELAKMHTDLGRWYDKTLAAPARPAPRPATQPGQ; encoded by the coding sequence ATGCGCCAGTTGCTTCTTGCCGCCACCTTTCTCGCCCTCCCTGCCCTTGCGCAGGACAAGCCTGCCCCGCCGAAGGACGCCAAGGCCGAAGCCGAAGCCGCCCAGATCCGCGCGCCAGTCGAGGAGCAGAGCGCGGTGAGCAGGGGCAGCGTCACGGTGAGCGGGCAGCGCATCGCCTATACCGCGACCGCGGGAACGCTGACGATCCGCGACGATGAGGCGAAGCCCTCCGCCAGCTATTTCTACACGGCCTACACCAAGGACGGCGGCGGTTCCGACCGCCCGGTCACCTTCTTCTACAATGGCGGGCCGGGGTCGCCCACGATCTGGCTGCACATGGGCAGCTTCGCGCCGGTGCGCGTTACCACCGCCAATCCCGAATATATCCGCCCCGCCCCCTATGGTTTCGGCCCCAATCCCTATTCGCTGATCCACAAGAGCGATCTGGTCTTCATCGACATGATCGGTGCGGGCTGGTCGCGGCCGCTGGGCGAGAAGAGCGGCAAGGATTTCTGGGGCGTCGATCAGGACGCCGAGGGCTTCGCGCGGGCGATCACCCGCTACATCGCGAAGAACAACCGCTGGCGCAGCCCCAAGATCCTGTTCGGCGAGAGCTACGGCACGCTGCGCAACCCGGTCGTCGCGGCCAAGCTGGAACAGGCCGGCGTGAGCCTCAACGGCATGGTCCAGTTCTCGACCATCATGAACTATGGCGTGCGCCAGTCGGGTTATGACCAGAATTACCTGACGCTGTTCCCGACCATGGCGGCGACCGCCTGGTATCATAACCGCCTCCCCAACCGCCCGGCCGACCTGCGCGCGTTCCTCGACGAGGTGCGCGGCTTCACAACCGGCACGCTCGCCGCCGCGCTCGCCAAGGGATCGAACATCCCGGCGGCGGAGAAGGCGGCGGTGGCAAAGCAGATGGCGGGCTATATCGGCCTCAGCGAGGCGTTCATCCTTCGCGCGGACCTGCGCATCGACCTGTCGCACTTCCAGACCGAGTTGCTGCGCGACCGCCGGCTCGCCGTGGGTCGGCTCGATTCGCGCTACACGCTCAACATGACCGATGCGAATGCCGATAGCCCGGGCGACGATCCGTCCTCGACCGCAATCTCGGGCGCGTTCGTCGCGACGTTCCAGGATTATGCAACGCGCGTGCTGGGCTACAAGACCGACCTGCCCTATCGCATGACCGCGCGCGGACCCGGCTTCAACTGGGACTGGAGCCACCGCCCGCCCAATTCGAACCAGCCGCAGACCACGCCGAATTCGGGGCTGGACCTCGCCTGGACGATGCGGACCAACCCGTATCTGAAGGTGATGTTCGTCAACGGCTATTACGACTTCGCCACCGCCTTTTTCGGCGCGGAGTTCGACGCATCGCACATGCTGCTGGACGAGGCGCTGCAGCGGAACATCGACTTCACTTACTATGAAGCCGGACACATGGTGTATCTGAACCCCGACGAGCTGGCGAAGATGCACACCGACCTTGGCCGCTGGTACGACAAGACGCTTGCCGCTCCGGCTCGTCCCGCCCCGCGCCCGGCGACACAGCCGGGACAATGA
- a CDS encoding SPOR domain-containing protein produces MNARRFLTIGVSALVLGAPVVGGPSLIGGLAAASDAVAQDAKRAAKEAQAARKALKGDNPQKAVTHAEAAVAFDPKNGEYRQLLGETYLRAGRFVSAAQALNEALSLDPANGRTALNLALAQIAVGEWSTARQTLETHANTIPASDRGLAIALAGDPATAVTLLTDAARQPGADAKTRQNLALSFALAGQWQQARAVAGVDLSPDKLDARLMQWASFSRPQNAYDQVASLLGVTPVADRGQPEQLALARSMTTAVAAQQVADPIENYMPDMGIATAAAATPATAVDTAMTGAEIAPAIPAPGSAQVVFGPRREVVQALPARAVKAMAAPAAARAELGARKPLTIAVKTPVDEFKPGKGSWFVQLGAYDSVGVAQDAWGRAVKRTPALKGMTPSNASVSTSAGSFQRLAVGGFDRTGADTLCRKVRAGGGSCFVRSGAGDKTASWARPARTQVASR; encoded by the coding sequence ATGAACGCACGTCGTTTTCTCACCATCGGGGTCTCCGCCCTGGTCCTTGGTGCGCCGGTCGTCGGCGGCCCCTCGCTGATCGGCGGCCTGGCCGCCGCGAGCGATGCCGTCGCGCAGGACGCAAAGCGGGCCGCGAAGGAAGCCCAGGCCGCACGCAAGGCGCTCAAGGGTGACAATCCGCAAAAGGCCGTGACTCATGCCGAGGCAGCGGTCGCGTTCGACCCGAAGAACGGCGAGTACCGCCAGCTTCTGGGCGAGACCTACCTTCGCGCCGGACGCTTCGTCTCCGCAGCTCAGGCGCTCAACGAGGCGCTTTCGCTCGATCCGGCGAATGGCCGCACCGCGCTCAACCTCGCGCTCGCCCAGATCGCCGTCGGCGAGTGGAGCACCGCGCGCCAGACGCTCGAAACCCATGCCAACACCATCCCTGCCAGCGATCGCGGTCTTGCCATCGCGCTCGCCGGCGATCCCGCAACGGCGGTCACGCTGCTGACGGACGCCGCGCGCCAGCCGGGTGCCGACGCCAAGACGCGCCAGAACCTGGCGCTCAGCTTCGCGCTGGCAGGCCAGTGGCAGCAGGCGCGCGCGGTCGCGGGTGTCGATCTTTCGCCCGACAAGCTCGACGCGCGGCTGATGCAATGGGCCAGCTTCTCGCGCCCGCAGAATGCCTATGATCAGGTCGCCTCGCTGCTGGGCGTGACGCCCGTTGCCGACCGTGGCCAGCCCGAGCAGCTCGCGCTCGCCCGTTCGATGACCACCGCGGTCGCCGCGCAGCAGGTCGCCGATCCGATCGAGAACTACATGCCCGATATGGGCATTGCGACGGCTGCGGCTGCAACCCCTGCGACCGCCGTCGATACCGCGATGACCGGTGCCGAGATCGCGCCCGCGATTCCCGCGCCCGGCAGCGCTCAGGTCGTGTTCGGTCCGCGCCGGGAAGTCGTCCAGGCGCTCCCCGCACGTGCGGTCAAGGCGATGGCGGCTCCGGCCGCGGCCCGGGCCGAGCTTGGTGCGCGCAAGCCGCTGACGATCGCAGTCAAGACGCCGGTCGATGAATTCAAGCCCGGCAAGGGCAGCTGGTTCGTCCAGCTCGGCGCGTATGACAGCGTCGGTGTCGCGCAGGATGCGTGGGGCCGCGCGGTCAAGCGCACACCGGCGCTCAAGGGCATGACGCCGTCGAACGCCAGTGTTTCGACCAGCGCAGGCAGCTTCCAGCGACTCGCCGTCGGCGGGTTCGACCGCACCGGTGCCGATACGCTGTGCCGCAAGGTGCGCGCAGGCGGGGGCAGCTGCTTCGTCCGTTCGGGCGCCGGTGACAAGACGGCGAGCTGGGCGCGGCCGGCGCGGACGCAGGTCGCCTCGCGCTGA
- a CDS encoding dihydroorotase produces the protein MNLIFRNARLVCPEGGERDGELYVADHKIAAQAPEGAQVIDCGGKLLAPALIDLGAFAMDKAACRAGGIARIGLMPDQSPVLDGPGIVQRAADMGKPELWVHPIAAATRGLEGTDLAEFAINADAGARAVSTGRRWIADSGVMRRVLAYARDCGLTVIAHAEDGGLAGQAVATEGETATRLGLPSAPAVAEALAIARDLMLVEQTGAAIHFRQVTTAAGFDLIRRAKDRGLRITCGITPAHLLLSDINVTDFRTFARLSPPLRDEGDRQAALAALADGTIDILCSSHDPRGPEEKRLPFVDATPGMAGAQTLLTLGLGLVRDERIELARLFALVASNPAQLLGIEAGTLEPGMPADLVLIDPGAPWQISSDRMAGKAGNTPFDGLPVQGKAIRLFKGGAEIA, from the coding sequence ATGAACCTGATCTTCAGGAACGCCCGCCTGGTCTGCCCCGAAGGCGGCGAGCGCGACGGCGAGCTGTACGTTGCTGACCATAAGATCGCGGCGCAAGCGCCTGAGGGCGCGCAGGTGATCGATTGCGGGGGCAAGCTGCTCGCCCCTGCCCTGATCGATCTCGGCGCCTTCGCCATGGACAAGGCGGCGTGTCGCGCCGGCGGTATCGCTCGCATCGGCCTGATGCCCGACCAGTCGCCGGTGCTTGACGGCCCCGGCATCGTCCAGCGCGCCGCCGACATGGGCAAGCCCGAATTGTGGGTCCATCCGATCGCCGCGGCCACCCGCGGGCTGGAGGGCACCGACCTCGCCGAATTCGCGATCAACGCCGATGCCGGCGCGCGCGCCGTTTCGACCGGGCGGCGCTGGATCGCCGATTCGGGGGTGATGCGTCGCGTACTCGCTTATGCGCGCGATTGCGGCCTCACCGTCATCGCGCATGCCGAGGACGGCGGTCTGGCGGGACAGGCAGTCGCGACCGAAGGCGAGACCGCGACGCGGTTGGGCCTTCCCTCCGCTCCGGCGGTCGCCGAAGCGCTGGCGATCGCGCGCGACCTGATGCTGGTCGAACAGACCGGCGCCGCGATCCACTTCCGCCAGGTGACCACGGCGGCCGGGTTCGACCTGATCCGCCGCGCCAAGGATCGCGGGTTGCGCATCACCTGCGGCATCACCCCGGCGCATCTGCTGTTGTCGGACATCAACGTCACCGACTTCCGCACCTTCGCCCGTCTCTCCCCGCCGCTCCGCGACGAGGGTGACCGGCAGGCGGCGCTGGCGGCGCTGGCAGACGGCACGATCGACATCCTCTGCTCGAGCCACGATCCCCGCGGACCGGAAGAGAAGCGCCTGCCCTTCGTGGATGCGACGCCGGGCATGGCAGGCGCTCAGACGCTGTTGACGCTGGGGCTCGGCCTGGTCCGTGACGAACGGATCGAGCTCGCCCGCTTGTTCGCACTGGTTGCCAGCAACCCGGCACAACTCCTTGGGATTGAGGCTGGAACACTGGAACCGGGCATGCCGGCGGACCTTGTCCTGATCGACCCTGGCGCGCCCTGGCAGATCAGTTCGGACCGGATGGCTGGCAAGGCGGGCAATACGCCGTTCGACGGCCTGCCCGTTCAGGGGAAGGCGATCCGTCTGTTCAAGGGCGGGGCCGAAATCGCCTGA
- the miaA gene encoding tRNA (adenosine(37)-N6)-dimethylallyltransferase MiaA: MNPPARPKVALIAGPTASGKSALAIALARRSGGTVINADSAQVYAELRVLSARPSPEEEAQAPHRLFGHVAGTEDYSAARWAGEAKAEIAAAHDRGSLPILAGGTGMYIRTLLDGIAPVPEIDPAIRAEVRALPVAESYRQLVQADPEAAKRLNPADTTRVGRALEVVRSTGRTLADWQDERVGGIADAIDLAPLILLPDRAWLAERCDRRLSAMFDDGAIEEVEDLLQRSDIPANAPVRRAIGVAEIAAFLEGSLDRDEALERAQAATRQYAKRQYTWLRNQPPADWPQTDSTDISKQADHFARFL, from the coding sequence ATGAACCCTCCTGCCCGGCCGAAGGTCGCGCTCATTGCAGGCCCGACCGCCAGCGGCAAGTCCGCTTTGGCGATCGCGCTTGCGCGGCGCAGCGGCGGCACGGTGATCAACGCGGATTCGGCGCAGGTCTATGCCGAGCTCCGCGTGCTGAGCGCACGGCCCTCGCCCGAAGAGGAAGCGCAGGCGCCGCACCGGCTGTTCGGCCATGTCGCGGGGACCGAAGACTATTCGGCGGCACGCTGGGCCGGGGAGGCGAAGGCCGAGATCGCCGCAGCGCATGACCGCGGCAGTCTGCCGATCCTCGCAGGCGGGACCGGCATGTATATCCGCACCCTGCTCGACGGGATCGCACCGGTGCCGGAGATCGATCCGGCGATCCGTGCCGAAGTTCGTGCGCTGCCGGTAGCGGAGAGCTATCGCCAGCTCGTACAGGCCGATCCCGAAGCCGCCAAGCGCCTCAACCCCGCCGACACGACGCGCGTCGGCCGTGCACTCGAAGTCGTACGCTCGACCGGCCGCACGCTTGCCGACTGGCAGGACGAGCGCGTCGGCGGGATCGCCGATGCCATCGACCTCGCGCCGCTGATCCTTCTGCCCGACCGCGCCTGGCTCGCGGAACGTTGCGATCGTCGCCTGAGCGCGATGTTCGACGACGGGGCGATCGAGGAGGTCGAAGACCTGCTGCAACGCAGCGACATCCCGGCGAACGCACCGGTGCGCCGCGCCATCGGAGTCGCGGAAATCGCAGCGTTTCTAGAGGGTTCGCTCGATCGGGACGAGGCGCTGGAGCGTGCGCAGGCAGCAACGCGGCAATATGCAAAACGGCAATATACCTGGCTGCGAAACCAGCCGCCGGCGGATTGGCCCCAAACTGACTCGACAGATATTTCCAAACAAGCCGATCATTTTGCACGATTCTTATAA